From Pedobacter indicus, a single genomic window includes:
- a CDS encoding sugar phosphate isomerase/epimerase family protein encodes MKFGVSTFVWVSPFNTASFDLIHKVKDMGYDSIEIAVEDKDIIDWPKLKKLADEVGLGITISGAFGAERDIASDNPEFREIGLKYIKDCVQIANEMESPVFGGPIYSAVGKTRLISEEQKKKEREWCIENLFEAAKFAEQHNVVLGLEPLNRFETDMINTGDQALSLIREIDSPYLKILLDTFHCNIEEKSIPDTIRKIGKDLCHVQGNESDRGTPGTGNLDWQGIKDALDDIQYTGSIVIETFGAPSKELARAASIWRPLANSADELASEGLSFYKKMFLS; translated from the coding sequence ATGAAATTTGGGGTAAGTACCTTCGTGTGGGTTTCTCCTTTTAACACAGCGTCGTTTGATTTAATCCATAAAGTAAAAGATATGGGTTATGATAGCATTGAAATCGCAGTTGAGGATAAAGATATAATTGATTGGCCTAAGTTAAAAAAGCTTGCTGACGAAGTCGGATTGGGCATTACAATAAGTGGAGCATTTGGTGCCGAGCGGGACATAGCAAGTGATAATCCGGAGTTTAGAGAGATTGGCTTGAAGTACATAAAAGATTGTGTCCAGATAGCCAATGAGATGGAGAGCCCTGTTTTTGGCGGGCCAATTTATTCTGCCGTTGGGAAAACCCGCTTGATTTCTGAAGAACAAAAGAAGAAAGAACGAGAATGGTGTATTGAGAACCTATTTGAAGCTGCAAAGTTTGCTGAGCAACACAATGTTGTTTTGGGGCTTGAACCGCTCAACCGTTTCGAGACCGATATGATTAATACGGGCGACCAGGCTCTCTCTCTCATTCGCGAGATAGACAGTCCTTACCTCAAAATCTTACTCGATACGTTTCACTGTAATATCGAAGAAAAGAGTATCCCCGATACCATCCGAAAGATAGGCAAAGACTTATGTCATGTCCAAGGTAATGAATCTGATCGTGGAACACCCGGTACGGGTAACCTCGATTGGCAGGGTATTAAAGATGCACTTGACGATATTCAATATACCGGTTCGATCGTTATAGAAACGTTCGGAGCACCCTCTAAAGAATTGGCGAGGGCCGCTAGTATTTGGCGGCCTCTTGCCAATAGTGCTGATGAGCTGGCGAGTGAAGGTCTTTCTTTTTATAAAAAGATGTTTTTATCCTGA
- a CDS encoding MFS transporter has product MNVGTGDSSETAIDDRSRKMLFWGCFIVLVASAFGFVFRSFLMPSWGVQFDLSKTQQGEIFGVSFWPFGISIVIFSLIIDRIGYKKSMVFAFLCHTLSVILTVLADGYWMLYIGTFLFALGNGAAEAVVNPVVATMYPKEKTKWLNILHAGWPVGIAIAGVMGIGMLHFGFNWHIIIGVIMLPTITYGLLIAKRHFPVNERVQAGVTYLEMLKEVGILGILIIVALCVFQLGTLFGWSYLISVIITLLIVAVFGYFVRSLGRPLFIMLLLLMIPLATTELGTDSWITDLMTPEMAKIGLQGGWVLVYTSIIMAVLRFYAGPIVERFSPLGLLAFSALIAAVGLQFLSYSVGFVIIIAATIYALGKTFFWGTMLGVVSEQFPKGGALALNFTGAVGQVGVGVIGAVFLGTIQDKQLDQNLAMYDQNNQTSYHETFITEHKTSIFGEYLALDGDKLLDADSQTVDVISQVQNEAKKDALRTVSILPTIMLVCYVLFILYFKFFKGGYKPIELIEENEVVSED; this is encoded by the coding sequence ATGAACGTAGGAACAGGCGATTCGTCGGAGACGGCGATTGACGATCGTTCACGTAAAATGCTCTTTTGGGGCTGTTTCATCGTGCTCGTGGCTTCTGCTTTTGGTTTTGTTTTCAGGTCTTTTTTAATGCCTTCTTGGGGTGTGCAATTTGATCTCAGCAAGACTCAACAAGGTGAAATTTTTGGTGTCAGCTTTTGGCCATTTGGTATCAGTATTGTGATTTTTAGTTTAATCATTGACCGCATCGGTTACAAAAAATCAATGGTCTTTGCTTTTCTTTGTCACACGCTTTCCGTTATTCTTACTGTGCTAGCAGACGGCTATTGGATGCTTTATATTGGGACTTTTCTTTTTGCTCTCGGTAATGGTGCCGCGGAAGCTGTCGTAAATCCGGTTGTAGCCACGATGTATCCAAAAGAAAAGACGAAATGGTTAAATATTCTACATGCCGGTTGGCCGGTCGGAATCGCTATCGCAGGTGTGATGGGGATAGGGATGTTGCATTTCGGGTTTAATTGGCATATTATCATCGGGGTAATTATGTTGCCTACGATAACGTATGGTCTATTGATTGCTAAGCGCCACTTTCCCGTTAACGAACGCGTACAGGCGGGAGTTACGTATCTGGAGATGTTAAAGGAAGTTGGTATCCTGGGTATTTTGATTATTGTGGCTCTCTGTGTGTTCCAGTTAGGAACGTTATTTGGCTGGTCTTATTTAATAAGCGTCATTATTACGCTGTTGATTGTTGCGGTTTTCGGTTACTTCGTACGTTCACTTGGTCGGCCGCTTTTTATTATGTTACTCCTGCTCATGATCCCATTGGCAACAACAGAGCTGGGTACCGACAGCTGGATCACCGATTTAATGACACCTGAAATGGCTAAAATTGGTCTGCAAGGAGGTTGGGTTCTGGTATACACTTCCATTATTATGGCTGTTTTACGTTTCTATGCCGGACCGATTGTAGAGAGGTTTTCGCCTTTAGGCCTCTTGGCTTTTAGTGCTTTGATAGCGGCCGTTGGACTACAGTTTTTATCTTATTCGGTTGGCTTCGTAATTATCATAGCAGCTACCATTTACGCTTTGGGGAAAACGTTTTTTTGGGGCACAATGTTAGGTGTCGTCTCAGAACAGTTTCCAAAAGGTGGAGCCTTAGCTCTAAACTTTACGGGTGCTGTGGGACAGGTAGGAGTGGGCGTTATCGGTGCTGTTTTCTTGGGTACAATACAAGATAAACAGCTGGATCAGAACCTTGCAATGTATGATCAGAACAACCAGACCTCTTATCACGAGACTTTCATAACCGAACATAAAACCAGTATATTCGGCGAGTACCTGGCATTAGATGGAGATAAACTGCTTGATGCAGATTCACAGACCGTCGATGTTATTTCACAGGTTCAAAATGAAGCAAAAAAAGATGCTTTAAGAACAGTCTCTATTCTTCCGACAATCATGTTGGTATGCTACGTTTTGTTTATCCTTTATTTTAAGTTTTTTAAAGGGGGATATAAACCTATTGAATTAATTGAAGAAAACGAAGTAGTTTCGGAAGACTAA
- a CDS encoding DUF485 domain-containing protein, translating into MLHKPSSAVNEDYASKKKSRLGILFFFIYFFLYGGFVIIGVVNYELLAVETLWGLNLATLYGISLIVFAVLLGVLYNYYCSRYEDQSEREIAERGEKV; encoded by the coding sequence ATGTTGCATAAGCCAAGTTCAGCTGTTAACGAAGATTACGCCTCGAAGAAGAAGTCGCGTCTCGGAATCTTATTTTTCTTTATTTATTTCTTTTTATATGGAGGCTTCGTAATTATCGGAGTCGTAAATTATGAATTGCTTGCTGTTGAAACTCTATGGGGGTTGAACCTTGCGACCCTTTACGGCATATCACTAATTGTTTTCGCTGTGTTGCTCGGAGTTCTCTATAATTACTATTGTTCACGGTATGAAGATCAGAGTGAAAGAGAAATTGCAGAAAGGGGAGAAAAGGTATGA
- a CDS encoding sodium/solute symporter yields the protein MIYDVSYTAIIFFVIFVGLVLGLSFYFGRKTKSASSYYAAGGQIHWSVNGIAFAGDYLSAASFLGICGMIATSGYDGFLYAIGFLAGWMVALFLVAEPFKKLGKYTFSDALNSTFKSRLVTLTASISTLIVSIFYLIPQMVGAGDLVTPLLGFPHWVGVLIVGIIVILIVATAGMTSTTYVQFLKGGLLILLSGILAFYIMKNGFTLNPDHENQPYHEFVELTPVMNGDQVSSVADWNVLSQQNVQGKEFVNLEKDGIERWFMLTEKNDKPVLTEALSITVDENGTQLYNGEPKENGNFYQVGHLSKIVVDGQEVESSGPVNPIQFLNIIKNSELVRFLNVKFSDGNQEVSLYYQEETSGKDFMLPGLKYKIGKDASWWSKMDFVSLMIALFLGTAALPHILIRYYTVNSPRDARKSTILAIAAIGAFYLLTLYLGIGSAINGVMDVESSNMAAPLLAKAFGVILFSVISAIAFATVLGTVSGLIVASSGAIAHDLMDGYFNKNLSDEKKVLAGKLAAFGVGIFAIALGIAFKGMNVSFLVGWAFAIAASANLPAILFILFWKKTTAKGISWSIIMGIFSSLAIILTSPTMWGRYGLSPADAIHQLENPAIISFPLAVITLYLVSISTTKRKVNI from the coding sequence ATGATTTACGATGTGTCTTACACCGCCATTATCTTTTTCGTCATTTTTGTTGGCCTCGTACTAGGTTTATCATTTTACTTTGGGAGAAAAACCAAGTCAGCATCTTCCTATTACGCGGCGGGCGGTCAAATCCATTGGTCGGTTAACGGAATTGCATTTGCGGGAGATTATTTATCAGCCGCTTCCTTTTTAGGCATCTGTGGGATGATCGCTACCTCTGGTTATGATGGGTTTTTATACGCTATTGGCTTTTTAGCTGGCTGGATGGTTGCTCTATTTTTAGTAGCAGAGCCGTTTAAAAAACTCGGGAAATATACTTTCTCAGACGCACTTAATTCTACTTTTAAATCAAGATTGGTAACGTTAACGGCTTCGATTAGCACGTTGATAGTTTCCATATTCTATTTAATTCCACAAATGGTTGGGGCAGGGGATTTGGTAACTCCTTTACTGGGATTCCCGCATTGGGTAGGAGTGTTGATCGTCGGTATTATTGTCATTCTTATTGTAGCAACGGCTGGAATGACCTCGACGACTTATGTGCAGTTCTTAAAGGGAGGGCTACTAATACTTCTTTCAGGAATTTTGGCGTTTTATATTATGAAGAACGGATTCACGCTTAACCCTGATCATGAGAATCAGCCTTATCATGAATTTGTTGAATTAACGCCAGTTATGAATGGAGATCAGGTTAGCTCGGTGGCGGACTGGAACGTTCTTTCACAACAAAATGTCCAAGGTAAAGAGTTTGTCAATCTCGAGAAAGATGGAATTGAACGGTGGTTTATGCTCACCGAAAAAAATGATAAACCTGTTTTAACAGAAGCATTATCGATCACCGTGGATGAGAACGGTACGCAGTTATATAATGGAGAGCCGAAAGAGAACGGAAACTTTTATCAGGTAGGACATCTTAGCAAAATTGTTGTAGACGGACAAGAGGTAGAAAGCAGTGGTCCCGTGAACCCCATACAATTTTTGAATATCATTAAAAACAGCGAACTTGTACGTTTCCTAAACGTTAAGTTTTCAGACGGCAATCAGGAGGTTTCTTTATATTACCAAGAGGAAACTTCAGGAAAGGACTTTATGCTTCCCGGGTTAAAGTATAAGATCGGTAAAGATGCTTCTTGGTGGAGTAAAATGGATTTTGTTTCATTGATGATCGCGTTGTTTCTTGGAACAGCTGCTTTACCGCATATATTAATCCGATATTACACGGTTAACTCACCGCGGGATGCTCGTAAGTCAACTATCTTAGCGATTGCTGCGATTGGTGCCTTCTATTTGTTGACCTTGTACTTAGGAATAGGTTCAGCGATTAATGGTGTGATGGATGTCGAATCTAGCAATATGGCTGCACCTCTATTGGCAAAAGCATTTGGAGTGATCTTATTTTCCGTGATATCAGCAATTGCGTTCGCTACGGTATTAGGTACGGTATCTGGACTGATAGTAGCTTCGTCCGGTGCGATTGCCCATGATTTAATGGACGGGTATTTCAACAAAAATCTAAGTGACGAAAAGAAAGTTTTGGCAGGTAAGCTGGCGGCGTTTGGAGTAGGAATCTTTGCTATTGCACTAGGAATCGCTTTTAAAGGCATGAACGTGTCTTTTTTGGTAGGTTGGGCCTTTGCGATTGCCGCATCCGCTAATCTACCGGCAATTTTATTTATCCTATTCTGGAAAAAAACTACTGCGAAAGGTATTTCTTGGTCAATCATCATGGGTATCTTTTCTTCACTGGCAATCATACTGACTTCACCGACCATGTGGGGAAGGTACGGGCTGAGTCCAGCAGATGCAATTCACCAGCTGGAGAACCCTGCAATTATTTCTTTCCCATTAGCAGTTATTACACTGTATTTAGTGTCTATCTCAACCACGAAACGAAAAGTTAACATATAA
- a CDS encoding glycerophosphodiester phosphodiesterase, translated as MKKSTLATFVCGLLLVSSHVFAQFNKNQVIAHRGAWDDTIPQNSLASLNKAIELNCFGSEFDVHLTKDDVLVVCHDHDFYGIEIEESTYEELLKKQHPNGEKIPTAKEYILEGLKQKGKNKTKLIYELKTSKVSKERTLLAAELSVKLVKELKAEKMIEYIVFSYDAGKKLMQLDPKAKVSYLNGDLTPEQAKKEGFFGLDYNHNVYKKNPTWIQQAHELGLAVNVWTVNSAEDMQLFLNQNVEYITTDQPGRLFDLIGK; from the coding sequence ATGAAAAAATCTACTCTAGCTACGTTCGTTTGTGGTTTACTACTTGTTTCAAGCCACGTATTTGCTCAATTTAATAAAAATCAAGTGATAGCGCATAGAGGCGCATGGGATGATACGATTCCTCAGAATTCACTGGCTTCTTTAAACAAAGCCATTGAGCTTAACTGCTTTGGATCTGAATTTGACGTCCATCTGACTAAGGACGATGTATTGGTTGTGTGCCATGATCATGATTTTTATGGAATAGAGATCGAAGAATCTACTTATGAAGAGTTACTGAAAAAGCAACATCCGAACGGTGAAAAAATCCCGACCGCTAAAGAGTACATCTTAGAGGGCTTAAAGCAAAAAGGCAAAAACAAAACAAAATTGATTTACGAATTAAAAACTTCAAAAGTCAGTAAAGAGCGTACGCTGTTAGCTGCGGAATTATCAGTAAAGCTTGTTAAAGAATTGAAGGCTGAGAAAATGATTGAATATATCGTTTTTAGCTACGATGCAGGGAAGAAACTAATGCAACTCGATCCCAAAGCAAAAGTATCTTATTTGAATGGTGATCTAACTCCCGAACAAGCCAAGAAAGAAGGTTTCTTTGGACTCGATTATAATCACAATGTTTATAAGAAAAATCCAACATGGATTCAACAAGCACATGAGTTAGGTCTGGCAGTCAATGTCTGGACAGTAAATTCCGCTGAGGATATGCAGCTTTTTCTTAATCAAAATGTCGAATATATTACCACAGACCAACCCGGCCGTTTATTTGACCTGATCGGAAAATAA
- the asnB gene encoding asparagine synthase B, protein MCGIIGAFDLKGRSEEIRTDVLKMSKKIRHRGPDWSGIFSNEKAVISHERLAIVDPKSGNQPLYSSNGKLVLAANGEIYNHQSLRTQFPNYQFKTETDSEILLALYQEKGPTFLDELNGIFGFAIYDIERDEYFIARDHIGIIPLYIGWDAEGSFYVASELKALEGKCVRIETFKPGHYIYSGDGQHFQQWYKRDWEDYENIKDNDADIEQLRKGLEDAVHRQLMSDVPYGVLLSGGLDSSIIAAVTKLFASKRIESNDLENAWYPQLHSFAVGLKGSPDLIAAKKAADHIGTIHHEINFSIQEGLDAVRDVIYHLETYDVTTIRASTPMYLLARVIKSMGIKMVLSGEGSDELFGGYLYFHKAPDAQRFHEETVRKMSKLHLYDCLRANKSLAAWGIEGRVPFLDKDFIDIAMRLNPESKMIKDGRIEKWILRKAFEGYLPESIAWRQKEQFSDGVGYSWIDTLKEQAELKVSDAELAASASKFPINPPRNKEEYLYRSIFTEHFPSDSAALTVPSVPSVACSTPEALAWDESFQNQNDPSGRAVGSVHQESYTKGKVPIQQS, encoded by the coding sequence ATGTGCGGTATAATTGGAGCATTTGATCTGAAAGGACGTTCAGAGGAAATAAGAACAGACGTCCTAAAAATGTCAAAGAAAATTCGTCATCGAGGTCCGGATTGGTCGGGCATTTTTAGTAATGAGAAAGCAGTTATTTCTCACGAAAGGTTGGCAATTGTTGATCCAAAATCAGGTAATCAACCTTTATATAGTTCTAATGGCAAATTGGTATTAGCCGCAAACGGTGAGATTTATAATCACCAATCTCTTCGTACCCAGTTTCCAAATTATCAGTTTAAGACAGAAACAGATAGTGAAATACTGTTAGCTCTTTATCAAGAAAAAGGACCAACTTTTTTAGACGAGTTAAACGGGATTTTCGGTTTTGCTATTTACGATATCGAACGTGATGAATATTTTATAGCTCGTGATCATATTGGCATTATTCCTTTATACATCGGATGGGATGCTGAAGGTTCTTTTTATGTAGCATCTGAATTAAAAGCTTTAGAAGGAAAATGTGTACGGATCGAAACTTTTAAACCGGGTCATTATATTTATAGCGGAGACGGGCAACATTTTCAACAATGGTATAAACGTGATTGGGAAGATTACGAAAATATCAAAGATAATGATGCCGATATAGAACAGCTTCGCAAGGGATTGGAAGACGCCGTACACCGTCAGCTCATGTCAGACGTACCTTACGGTGTATTGTTATCTGGCGGATTGGACTCTTCAATTATCGCTGCCGTAACCAAACTTTTTGCTTCAAAGCGTATCGAGTCGAATGACTTGGAAAATGCATGGTATCCTCAATTACACTCGTTTGCTGTTGGTTTAAAAGGGTCACCTGATTTAATCGCTGCAAAAAAGGCAGCCGACCACATTGGTACAATTCATCACGAAATCAACTTTAGTATCCAGGAAGGGCTTGATGCCGTTCGTGATGTTATCTATCATCTGGAAACTTACGATGTTACCACAATCCGTGCCTCTACGCCGATGTATTTGTTGGCAAGAGTGATTAAGTCAATGGGTATCAAAATGGTTCTTTCTGGAGAAGGGTCTGATGAGCTTTTCGGAGGTTACTTATACTTCCACAAGGCACCAGATGCTCAGAGATTTCATGAGGAAACAGTACGGAAAATGAGTAAGTTGCACCTGTATGATTGTCTGCGAGCTAATAAGTCGCTGGCAGCATGGGGAATCGAAGGGCGTGTGCCGTTTCTGGATAAAGATTTTATCGATATTGCCATGAGGCTTAATCCGGAAAGTAAGATGATAAAAGATGGAAGAATAGAGAAATGGATCCTTCGCAAAGCTTTTGAAGGATATTTGCCGGAAAGCATTGCCTGGAGGCAAAAAGAGCAATTCTCAGATGGTGTAGGCTATAGCTGGATTGACACGTTAAAGGAGCAAGCTGAATTAAAAGTTTCTGACGCTGAATTAGCCGCATCGGCAAGTAAGTTCCCTATTAATCCGCCACGAAACAAAGAAGAGTATCTGTATAGAAGCATTTTTACGGAACATTTCCCGTCAGATTCAGCAGCATTGACAGTACCATCGGTTCCGTCGGTAGCGTGTAGCACTCCGGAAGCCTTAGCTTGGGATGAATCTTTTCAGAATCAGAATGACCCATCAGGAAGAGCAGTAGGTTCTGTGCATCAAGAAAGTTATACGAAGGGAAAGGTGCCCATACAGCAGTCTTAA
- a CDS encoding M48 family metallopeptidase, protein MKNIIVQFLLIVVLFFGSWILFSQIDWMRILNVKQLNEKTERKLGELYWNYFKNSQDELDDDLVYLPVDSLLTSLCEANEIDRNKIKLHILKNGDVNAFALPGKQIVLFSGLITECKNEAELAGVLGHELAHIQEKHVMKKLVKEIGLSVLVSAASGGNVDMIRQSAKLLSSSAYDRSLEKEADRKAIDYLSQAELPLEPMGDFLTRLAEKSDEIPESLVWISTHPDTRERVSFIDEYVSSKASGEKTILSSSTWCKLQDFLRSAE, encoded by the coding sequence ATGAAAAATATCATCGTTCAATTTCTGTTGATTGTCGTATTATTTTTCGGAAGCTGGATACTTTTCAGTCAGATTGACTGGATGCGAATACTCAATGTTAAACAACTAAATGAAAAAACAGAAAGAAAACTAGGTGAACTCTATTGGAATTACTTCAAAAATTCACAAGATGAATTAGATGACGATTTAGTTTATCTGCCCGTAGACAGCCTTTTAACCAGCCTTTGTGAAGCAAATGAAATAGACAGAAACAAAATCAAACTCCATATCTTAAAGAACGGAGACGTGAATGCATTTGCCCTTCCGGGAAAACAAATCGTTCTATTTTCAGGGTTGATTACTGAATGTAAAAATGAAGCCGAACTAGCTGGCGTACTGGGACATGAACTAGCTCATATACAGGAAAAGCATGTGATGAAAAAGTTAGTTAAAGAAATCGGGTTATCCGTATTGGTATCTGCGGCTTCTGGGGGAAATGTTGACATGATCCGACAGTCAGCGAAACTTCTTTCCTCAAGTGCTTACGATCGTAGTCTTGAAAAAGAGGCCGACCGAAAAGCGATCGATTATTTGAGCCAAGCTGAACTTCCACTGGAACCCATGGGTGATTTCCTGACCCGTCTGGCAGAAAAAAGTGATGAGATACCTGAAAGCCTGGTCTGGATAAGCACCCATCCCGACACGAGAGAACGAGTGAGCTTTATTGACGAATATGTCAGCTCAAAAGCAAGTGGAGAAAAGACAATATTGAGCAGCTCAACTTGGTGTAAACTCCAAGACTTTTTGCGGTCGGCAGAATAA
- a CDS encoding DUF2752 domain-containing protein, with protein MDVRQHKIYYILFFACVGGYCWLLLSVNQIASPETGVCLVKHVTGIPCPSCGSTRSVLSLMQGKPAEAFYWNPFGFIILTTMILVPIWIVRDIIKKQNSLFHFYQKMESLVQRKSIYLPAILLVIINWVWNIMKSL; from the coding sequence ATGGATGTCCGGCAGCATAAGATTTACTATATTTTATTTTTTGCCTGCGTCGGTGGTTATTGCTGGCTTCTGCTTTCTGTTAATCAAATAGCCTCTCCTGAAACAGGTGTTTGCCTCGTAAAGCATGTAACCGGTATCCCCTGCCCGTCTTGTGGATCAACGAGGTCTGTACTATCGCTCATGCAAGGAAAACCGGCCGAAGCATTCTATTGGAATCCTTTTGGTTTTATTATCCTGACAACGATGATATTAGTTCCAATATGGATCGTCAGGGACATCATTAAGAAACAAAACAGCCTCTTTCACTTCTATCAGAAGATGGAAAGCCTGGTTCAGAGAAAATCAATATACCTCCCAGCTATTCTTCTGGTTATTATAAACTGGGTCTGGAACATCATGAAGAGTTTATGA
- a CDS encoding TM2 domain-containing protein, with translation MDSQKVDMFIMTNSKFFESHQIPLIRDTLINTDDSKWIAIQSLSLKDPTISLIVSLLGGSLGIDRFLIGDTGLGIGKLLTCGGLGIWAIIDWFLIMGATREKNLEKLHEVIY, from the coding sequence ATGGATTCTCAGAAAGTAGACATGTTTATCATGACCAACAGTAAATTTTTCGAAAGCCATCAAATCCCTTTGATCCGGGACACGCTTATAAATACGGATGATTCTAAATGGATCGCAATCCAGTCTTTATCATTAAAGGATCCGACGATTAGCCTGATTGTTTCTCTACTAGGTGGATCGCTGGGAATCGACCGCTTCCTAATCGGCGATACGGGTCTGGGGATAGGAAAATTGCTGACTTGCGGTGGATTGGGAATTTGGGCGATTATCGATTGGTTTCTAATTATGGGCGCAACTCGAGAGAAAAATCTCGAAAAGCTTCACGAGGTAATCTATTAA
- a CDS encoding SRPBCC family protein: protein MKSNQGLIFSVEKANRKIHVEKEFAAPLEKVWDAFAKEDQISQWFAPKPWKVESKDFNFAEGGRWLFAMVGPEGEKHWSVSKFISIDPLKGYVASDAFSDDQGNINEQFPQSTWHADFVDKGDSTLYRVDLVFDSEDDLNANLEMGFQEGFTVCLNQLEEQLA, encoded by the coding sequence ATGAAAAGTAACCAAGGACTCATTTTTTCTGTTGAGAAGGCGAACAGAAAAATACATGTTGAAAAGGAATTTGCAGCTCCACTCGAAAAAGTGTGGGATGCATTTGCCAAAGAGGATCAGATTAGCCAATGGTTTGCGCCCAAACCCTGGAAAGTAGAAAGTAAAGATTTTAACTTCGCAGAAGGAGGACGTTGGCTTTTCGCGATGGTTGGGCCGGAAGGAGAGAAACATTGGTCGGTTTCCAAATTTATTTCTATTGATCCATTAAAGGGGTATGTTGCCAGCGATGCTTTTAGTGATGATCAGGGGAATATCAATGAACAGTTTCCTCAGTCAACCTGGCATGCTGATTTTGTGGATAAAGGCGACTCAACTCTTTATCGGGTCGATCTCGTATTTGACAGTGAAGATGATTTGAATGCTAATCTCGAAATGGGTTTTCAAGAAGGTTTTACGGTGTGTTTAAATCAGCTGGAGGAACAATTGGCTTAA